In Scleropages formosus chromosome 20, fSclFor1.1, whole genome shotgun sequence, a single window of DNA contains:
- the LOC108927497 gene encoding uncharacterized protein LOC108927497, whose product MYRTDPFVRMNTDSENPATLRLKTTEDVEAQDDSVPQSTILDLLQEVTKLATPTKEDLLEWRLTDGMCSTEQNVPCSSGPALYTSPPSLPAVVHPYKYEGQALDPCHNFSCFFPLLPSQQENNPWEVMRLINLQCERLLHPTAEDVEEDGSRLVTTTSAPEGALFHNEVSGHAGGSTLLKEINGSVHPQNTEAAMGKTEAWDSPLKKHKPWDDGLQFLLCDKSSVLDEPVQLEILTFKEKGSLVNDKEAKQDLGGTQLQNDNVEMCHFEDGPPLNTKELEGKVASCFVGAEHSLLETCGTSTESLSFATCNLQEDSCKQHINLTKPMELCSNVAVHSSVPLATVTDGDIKMDCNSNVILTSEIFQNVEGSQTFLHELRGEFEPVNQEQLQAEDTCTPIYDFCNNKGNNVCVQAPKVMTAKLASDLKWQGRTPRKQQHPTRSADLSDPDFRGVSFRMHTELNDSSDQCRLLITSKYSAEFWNSGPRARGSRTRAIRNSLKTSSSKKETDTIDLSKNKMCASCSTKITPLWRCSEDGIYLCNACGIRYKRYRVHCHQCWYIPRKRGNSSSRCFRCGDVLSLASSNCQQIKDPAMSPVM is encoded by the exons ATGTATAGGACTGACCCATTCGT AAGGATGAACACAGATTCTGAGAATCCAGCGACGCTGAGGCTGAAAACGACCGAGGACGTGGAAGCCCAGGATGACTCAGTTCCTCAGTCCACCATACTTGACCTACTTCAGGAAGTCACCAAGCTTGCAACACCTACCAAAGAAGACCTCCTGGAATGGAGACTCACAGATGGGATGTGCTCCACAGAACAAAATGTACCTTGTTCTTCTGGTCCAGCACTGTATACCTCCCCTCCTTCTCTGCCCGCTGTGGTTCACCCCTATAAATATGAGGGACAAGCCTTAGATCCGTGCcataatttttcttgttttttccctctcctgccAAGTCAACAGGAGAACAACCCATGGGAAGTAATGAGGCTCATCAACCTGCAGTGTGAGCGACTTCTGCATCCAACTGCTGAGGATGTAGAGGAAGATGGGAGTAGGCTGGTAACAACCACTTCTGCCCCCGAGGGGGCGCTTTTTCACAATGAGGTCTCAGGTCACGCTGGAGGGTCTACTCTGTTAAAAGAGATCAACGGCTCTGTGCATCCTCAAAATACTGAAGCTGCAATGGGAAAAACTGAGGCTTGGGACTCTCCTTTGAAGAAACACAAACCTTGGGATGATGGTCTTCAGTTTTTACTTTGTGACAAGAGCTCAGTCTTGGATGAGCCTGTTCAGCTAGAAATTCTGACATTTAAAGAGAAAGGGAGTTTAGTGAATGACAAGGAAGCTAAGCAGGATCTTGGTGGAACACAGCTTCAGAACGATAATGTTGAAATGTGCCATTTCGAAGACGGTCCTCCCTTAAACACAAAAGAATTGGAAGGAAAAGTAGCATCATGCTTTGTGGGAGCAGAACATAGTTTATTAGAGACATGTGGTACATCAACAGAAAGTCTGAGCTTTGCAACATGTAATCTCCAGGAGGACAGTTGCAAGCAACACATTAATTTAACTAAACCCATGGAGTTATGTTCCAACGTTGCAGTACACTCCTCTGTCCCTTTGGCCACTGTTACTGATGGTGACATAAAAATGGACTGCAACTCTAATGTAATTCTCACATCTgagatttttcaaaatgtggAAGGATCACAGACTTTTTTGCATGAATTAAGAGGGGAATTTGAACCCGTGAATCAAGAGCAACTCCAGGCTGAGGACACATGCACTCCCATCTATGACTTCTGTAACAACAAAGggaacaatgtgtgtgtacaggcaCCCAAAGTCATGACAGCCAAGCTAGCCTCTGACCTGAAATGGCAAGGCAGAACCCCCCGGAAGCAGCAACATCCAACCCGAAGTGCTGACCTCTCTGACCCAGACTTTCGAGGCGTTTCTTTTCGAATGCATACAGAGCTTAATGATAGCAGTGACCAGTGCCGATTGCTCATCACATCCAAGTACAG TGCAGAGTTCTGGAACAGTGGTCCCAGGGCAAGAGGCAGCCGCACACGAGCCATCAGGAACTCCCTGAAAACCAGCAGTTCAAAGAAGGAAACAGACACTATTGACCTCTCCA AGAATAAAATGTGTGCCTCCTGCAGCACAAAGATCACACCTCTGTGGAGATGTTCAGAGGATGGAATTTATCTCTGCAATGCATGTGGAATAAG GTATAAGAGGTACCGAGTTCATTGCCATCAATGCTGGTACATCCCCAGAAAGAGGGGCAACTCCAGCTCCAGATGTTTCAGGtgtggagatgtgttgagctTGGCATCTTCTAACTGCCAACAAATCAAGGACCCTGCTATGTCTCCAGTTATGTGA